The Euphorbia lathyris chromosome 2, ddEupLath1.1, whole genome shotgun sequence genome includes a window with the following:
- the LOC136217813 gene encoding zinc finger protein ZAT4, whose amino-acid sequence MDANAIPKKKLFICKFCNKKYPCGKSLGGHIRIHLSGHGNHGNGNGHGNGNGTSNSNDVEEEADLKLNAIKAFAAAASGSNSKKDHSDNEGAGQSAGYGLRENPKKTRRFMADSNQSNLIQGKVCKECGKGFQSLKALCGHMASHSKNSFEDQSETTEKLKDQVFDSQSDTETSSAPSKRRRSTRMRYKTIDVYSLPNASLSSASDDIEQEQEEVAMCLMMLSKDSGFRGCFSSIADFSDNNSVVVETKSSSKLRISVKNGINCVYNGNGILETKKSKQQVIKDNFENSDSGYFRNGPKTKRVEAEISVHGFDELKKQKLGYGSSSRYEEELSPEMGKRLSRFRRIRTELGKDIIEGGADHGYDESETVSRRKGKNNDSYNTEFLKTKASKTGKLGGIRGSHSHSHRNSNGYESGENSIDVPNRKNIQSCNGKTPIVQNADQKLGLKKGKVHECPFCYKVFRSGQALGGHKRSHFVGGSEDRTVVIDHHQVPEVSMSGLIDLNLPAPMEEDTNGYYLASW is encoded by the coding sequence ATGGATGCAAATGCGATCCCGAAGAAAAAATTGTTCATATGCAAATTTTGTAACAAGAAGTATCCATGTGGTAAGTCGTTAGGTGGGCATATTAGGATCCATCTGAGTGGCCATGGAAACCATGGAAATGGCAATGGGcatggaaatggaaatggaaCTTCGAATTCAAATGATGTTGAAGAAGAGGCGGATTTGAAGCTCAATGCGATCAAGGCTTTTGCTGCTGCTGCTAGTGGAAGCAATAGCAAGAAGGATCATTCGGATAATGAAGGTGCTGGGCAATCCGCTGGTTATGGACTTAGAGAAAATCCCAAGAAGACTAGGAGGTTTATGGCAGATTCAAATCAAAGTAATCTGATACAAGGAAAGGTGTGTAAGGAATGCGGTAAAGGATTTCAATCTTTGAAAGCTCTGTGTGGCCATATGGCTTCTCACTCCAAGAACAGCTTTGAAGATCAGTCCGAGACTACTGAGAAACTCAAAGATCAAGTTTTTGATAGCCAATCTGATACTGAGACATCATCTGCTCCTAGTAAGCGAAGAAGATCCACAAGAATGAGGTACAAGACTATTGATGTTTACTCTTTACCAAATGCTTCTCTGTCATCTGCCTCTGATGATATTGAGCAAGAGCAAGAAGAGGTTGCTATGTGTTTGATGATGTTGTCCAAGGATTCTGGTTTTAGAGGTTGTTTTAGTTCTATTGCTGATTTTTCAGATAACAATTCAGTGGTTGTAGAGACTAAATCATCCTCTAAATTGAGAATTAGTGTTAAGAATGGTATCAATTGTGTTTATAATGGTAATGGGATTCTGGAGACCAAGAAATCCAAGCAGCAAGTGATTAAAGATAATTTTGAGAATTCTGATTCTGGGTATTTCAGGAATGGTCCTAAAACTAAAAGGGTTGAGGCTGAAATATCAGTTCATGGATTTGATGAATTGAAGAAGCAAAAACTTGGATATGGATCTAGTAGTAGATATGAAGAGGAATTGAGTCCTGAAATGGGGAAAAGATTAAGCAGGTTTAGGCGAATTAGAACGGAGTTAGGAAAGGATATAATTGAAGGAGGAGCAGATCATGGATATGATGAATCTGAAACTGTTTCAAGAAGAAAAGGCAAGAACAATGATTCTTACAACACTGAATTTCTCAAAACAAAGGCTTCAAAAACAGGTAAATTAGGGGGAATCAGAGGCAGCCACAGCCACAGCCACAGGAATAGTAATGGTTATGAGAGTGGTGAAAACAGCATTGATGTTCCTAACAGAAAAAACATCCAATCTTGCAATGGAAAAACCCCAATTGTGCAAAATGCAGACCAAAAACTGGGTTTAAAGAAAGGCAAAGTTCATGAATGTCCATTTTGCTATAAGGTATTCCGGTCCGGACAAGCATTAGGAGGTCACAAAAGATCCCATTTCGTCGGAGGTAGCGAAGATAGAACCGTAGTTATTGATCATCATCAAGTGCCTGAAGTGTCCATGTCTGGCCTAATTGATCTCAATCTTCCTGCTCCAATGGAGGAGGACACTAATGGGTACTATTTGGCATCTTGGTAA